A genomic stretch from Telopea speciosissima isolate NSW1024214 ecotype Mountain lineage chromosome 7, Tspe_v1, whole genome shotgun sequence includes:
- the LOC122667423 gene encoding fasciclin-like arabinogalactan protein 4 — protein sequence MASTFSIISPHFTPLLFSHLLLFHFFLHTHPPLVSALNITALLSPFPDLSIFNNLLTTSAVASDLSLRSSLTLLAVPNRFLSSSDLVRHPYAVADVLRFHVLLQYLSWPDLLQVPPNGKLVTTLFQATGRATADLGSVNITRNPSDTTVYVRSTNSSSSTTPIPILSLVKTLPYNVSIFTVNSLLVPPGFDLMASENQPPVGLNITEVLINSHNFNVAASMLTASGVAKEFEDDEGGAGITFFVPTDMAFADLPIMERLQSLPADKKAVILKFHVLHSYYPLGSLESIVNPVQPTLATEDTGAGRFTLNITRVNGSVAIDTGIVLASITQTVFDQNPVSIFAVSMVLLPKEIFGNEPTGPASRILGAQPPDVSLSPQDSPSPSSSPGFHAEIRSSAAVVELCKAIALLCISFNYLVWL from the coding sequence atggcTTCTACATTTTCCATCATCTCTCCCCATTTcactcctctcctcttctcccaTTTGCTTCTCTTCCACTTCTTCCTTCACACCCACCCGCCCCTCGTCTCCGCCCTTAACATCACAGCCCTCCTCTCCCCTTTCCCAGATCTCTCCATCTTCAACAACCTCCTCACCACATCCGCCGTCGCCTCAGATCTTTCCCTTCGCTCCTCCCTCACTCTCCTCGCCGTCCCCAACCGTTTCCTCAGCTCATCCGACCTCGTTCGTCACCCTTACGCCGTTGCCGACGTCCTCCGCTTCCACGTCCTCCTCCAGTATCTCTCCTGGCCTGACCTTCTCCAAGTCCCTCCTAACGGCAAGCTCGTCACCACTCTCTTCCAGGCCACCGGCCGTGCTACCGCCGACCTCGGCTCCGTCAACATCACCCGCAACCCCTCCGACACCACAGTCTATGTTCGCTCTACCaattcttcctcctccaccaccccaattcccattctctctcttgtCAAAACCCTCCCTTACAATGTCTCCATCTTCACCGTTAATTCACTCCTTGTCCCCCCCGGCTTCGATCTAATGGCCTCCGAGAACCAACCCCCTGTGGGTCTCAACATCACCGAGGTCCTGATCAATAGCCATAACTTCAATGTTGCTGCTTCCATGCTCACCGCTTCTGGGGTTGCTAAGGAGTTCGAGGACGACGAAGGTGGAGCTGGGATTACTTTTTTCGTCCCCACTGATATGGCTTTCGCTGATCTTCCCATCATGGAGAGGCTTCAGTCTTTACCTGCTGACAAGAAGGCTGTGATCTTGAAGTTTCATGTTTTGCATTCTTATTACCCTTTGGGTTCACTGGAATCTATAGTGAACCCTGTGCAGCCCACGTTGGCGACGGAGGACACGGGGGCTGGTCGATTTACTCTGAATATTACGAGGGTTAATGGGTCGGTGGCGATCGATACGGGGATTGTTCTGGCCTCGATAACGCAAACGGTTTTTGATCAGAACCCGGTTTCGATTTTTGCTGTTTCCATGGTTTTGTTGCCCAAGGAGATTTTTGGTAACGAACCCACGGGGCCTGCCAGTAGAATTCTGGGAGCTCAGCCTCCGGATGTGTCATTGTCGCCACAGGATTCACCATCCCCTTCGTCTTCGCCGGGTTTTCACGCTGAGATTCGATCGAGTGCGGCTGTTGTTGAGCTATGCAAAGCCATTGCTCTGCTCTGTATATCGTTCAATTACTTGGTCTGGTTGTAA
- the LOC122669467 gene encoding gibberellin 20 oxidase 1-D-like, whose product MDSSSSTLMLSPPPLELKEQREQHNAGYVSFDSSLLRKQPKIPREFHWPHRDLGGYAQEELKEPLIDLQGFFLGDQVETKQAAELIRDACMNHGFFQVINHGVDADLIRQAHVHLNSFFNLPINKKLKARRLPGSMWGYSGAHADRFSSKLPWKETLSFASHQPPMVVNYFKSLLGEDFEQTGLVYQRYCEAMKELSLVIMELLGISLGIIDRLHYKRFFQDSSSIMRCNYYPPCQEPGRTLGTGPHCDPTSLTILHQDEVGGLEVYAHNKWKSVRPRNDAFVINIGDTFMALSNGRYKSCLHRAVVNRYTERRSLAFFLCPKEDKVVRPPEDLMGKEGPPRKYPDFTWSNLLEFTQNHYRADVATLQSFTHWFLSSKQP is encoded by the exons ATGGATTCAAGTTCCTCTACCCTTATGTTAAGCCCTCCTCCATTAGAGCTTAAGGAACAAAGGGAACAACACAATGCTGGGTATGTGAGTTTTGATTCATctttgttaagaaaacaaccaaaaataccAAGAGAGTTCCATTGGCCTCATAGAGACTTAGGGGGTTATGCTCAAGAAGAGCTAAAAGAACCCTTAATAGATCTCCAAGGCTTCTTCTTAGGTGACCAAGTTGAAACAAAACAAGCAGCTGAGCTGATTAGGGATGCTTGTATGAACCATGGTTTCTTCCAAGTTATCAACCATGGTGTTGATGCTGATCTCATTCGTCAAGCTCATGTTCACTTGAATTCTTTCTTCAATCTACCCATTAACAAGAAGCTCAAAGCTCGAAGATTGCCCGGTAGCATGTGGGGTTACTCCGGCGCCCACGCCGACCGCTTCTCGTCGAAATTGCCATGGAAGGAGACACTCTCCTTTGCTTCTCATCAGCCTCCTATGGTGGTAAACTACTTCAAATCCCTCTTGGGGGAAGATTTTGAACAAACAGG GTTGGTGTATCAAAGATATTGTGAAGCAATGAAGGAGTTATCTCTAGTTATAATGGAGCTATTGGGTATTAGTTTGGGAATAATAGATCGTTTGCATTATAAGAGATTCTTCCAAGATAGTAGCTCTATAATGAGATGTAATTACTACCCACCTTGTCAAGAACCAGGTCGAACACTTGGAACTGGTCCTCATTGTGATCCAACTTCTCTAACCATACTTCATCAAGATGAAGTTGGAGGTCTTGAAGTATATGCTCATAACAAATGGAAATCTGTTCGACCAAGAAATGATGCTTTTGTTATTAACATTGGTGATACCTTTATG GCATTATCAAATGGGAGGTATAAGAGTTGCTTACATAGGGCAGTGGTGAATAGATACACAGAGAGAAGATCACTGGCTTTCTTTCTATGTCCAAAAGAAGACAAAGTGGTGAGACCTCCAGAGGATCTTATGGGTAAAGAAGGGCCCCCAAGAAAGTACCCTGATTTCACATGGTCAAATCTGCTAGAATTTactcaaaatcactatagagCTGATGTTGCAACACTCCAAAGTTTCACCCACTGGTTCTTATCTTCCAAACAACCCTAA